Genomic DNA from Setaria italica strain Yugu1 chromosome V, Setaria_italica_v2.0, whole genome shotgun sequence:
tcccgcgcccgcccggCGGCGATCAGCGGCGCGGCCCAGGCGACGATGGACGACGGGCAGGAGTTCACGTCCATCACCTTGCGCCCGCTCACGAGCTCCAGGAGCACCACGCCGAAGCTGAACACGTCGCTCTCCGGGCCCAGACGCCCGGGCTCCGTGTAGCACGGGTCCAGGTACCCGATCGTGCCCGCCGGCGCAGGCCCCGCCGagccttcgtcgtcgtcgtcgtcgtcctccgcctTCTTGGGGGCGGTAGCGGCGACCCTGACGGCGAGGCTGAAGTCGGCGAGCCGAGCGCGGCCGTCGCGGCCGAGAAGGACGTTGGCGGACTTGACGTCCCGGTGGATGATgacgcgcggcgccgcggcgtgcAGCGCCTGCACGGCGCGCGCCACGTCCAACGCGATCTCCACgcggcgcggccacggcggcggcttcggcgcCCGGTGCAGCAGGTCGTGCAGCGACCCGTTGGGCACGTACTCCATGacgagcagcagctgctgctgcggcgccgACACCCCCTTCGCCCCCTCactcgcggccgccggcgccggctggtGGGCTGCGACCCCGACGAAGGCGACGACGCCcgggtggcgcggcgcggcggagagCACGGCGATCTCGTTGGCGAGCTTGGCCGCCCCCTGCGCGTGCGACGGCCGCTTGACAGCGACGACGGCCGCCCTGCCGCCTCCCCATCCCCACAGCCTGGC
This window encodes:
- the LOC101763128 gene encoding serine/threonine-protein kinase-like protein At5g23170, which produces MKEFSYEEVEAATGGFAAKNLVGKGSHGSVYKARLWGWGGGRAAVVAVKRPSHAQGAAKLANEIAVLSAAPRHPGVVAFVGVAAHQPAPAAASEGAKGVSAPQQQLLLVMEYVPNGSLHDLLHRAPKPPPWPRRVEIALDVARAVQALHAAAPRVIIHRDVKSANVLLGRDGRARLADFSLAVRVAATAPKKAEDDDDDDEGSAGPAPAGTIGYLDPCYTEPGRLGPESDVFSFGVVLLELVSGRKVMDVNSCPSSIVAWAAPLIAAGRAREVLDARVAAPRAARAEGAVARVLAVAARCVSESVERRPPMAEVVSELHGALESAGWRQRRRRGVVERACRCVASWGQRVGWSKRALRATKIECTEHSDSGVALDREGSPCTLPPHPNNDTIGALIK